One Pseudodesulfovibrio cashew DNA window includes the following coding sequences:
- the flgL gene encoding flagellar hook-associated protein FlgL, with protein sequence MRISTSQIFSQSLTQLNSSLNDVAKLNEINSSQKRINRPSDDPAGMGQVVELRAYDQTLSGYVDNCGVASDYLSTADEVLNDASEIIAAAMELAEQGASETYTETQLQAMALEMESYLESLFAIANTQTGSDYLFAGDDIGDNAYEFGLGVTLPGETLSNASFVELSGEVDSTVTVQFTSDGTIGTDAIDYQYSTDNGETWTTATLAAGDTVLDLGDAQVEMATGTVVSAADGEGEGEFYLRQAVVYTGSDTAMSVSISENTSVDMTTVGSTIFGGLDDTGTPYDGANLFETISDCIVCLETGDYDGVADCLEVLGDAHEVVETGAANLGARETKVSYTEQSLSLVQSLTANSISREEDADATQIIVELEQANYVYEAVLNSSADIMKMSLLNYI encoded by the coding sequence ATGCGCATCAGCACATCTCAAATATTCTCGCAGTCACTGACCCAGTTGAACTCCTCGCTCAACGACGTGGCCAAGCTGAACGAGATCAACAGTTCGCAGAAGCGAATCAACCGCCCCTCGGACGATCCGGCGGGCATGGGGCAGGTGGTGGAGTTGCGAGCCTACGATCAAACCCTGAGCGGCTACGTGGACAACTGCGGCGTGGCCTCGGACTACCTCTCCACCGCGGACGAGGTCCTCAACGATGCCAGTGAAATCATCGCGGCGGCCATGGAACTGGCCGAACAGGGCGCAAGCGAGACCTACACCGAGACGCAGCTTCAGGCCATGGCCCTGGAGATGGAGAGCTACCTGGAGAGCCTGTTCGCCATCGCCAACACCCAGACCGGGTCCGATTACCTCTTCGCCGGGGACGACATTGGAGACAACGCCTATGAGTTCGGCCTGGGCGTCACCCTGCCGGGCGAGACGCTGTCCAACGCCTCCTTCGTGGAACTGAGCGGCGAAGTGGACTCCACGGTCACGGTCCAGTTCACGAGCGACGGGACCATCGGCACCGATGCCATCGACTACCAATATTCCACGGACAACGGCGAGACCTGGACCACGGCCACCCTGGCCGCCGGCGATACGGTCCTCGACCTGGGGGACGCCCAGGTGGAGATGGCCACGGGCACCGTGGTCTCCGCTGCCGACGGCGAGGGAGAGGGAGAATTCTACCTGCGCCAGGCAGTGGTCTACACCGGGAGCGACACGGCCATGTCCGTGTCCATCTCGGAAAACACCAGCGTGGACATGACCACGGTGGGCAGCACCATCTTCGGCGGCTTGGACGACACGGGCACGCCCTACGACGGGGCCAACCTCTTCGAGACCATCAGCGACTGCATCGTCTGCCTGGAGACCGGCGACTACGACGGCGTTGCCGATTGCCTGGAGGTGCTGGGCGACGCCCACGAGGTAGTGGAGACCGGGGCGGCCAACCTCGGTGCCAGGGAGACCAAGGTCTCCTACACCGAGCAGTCCCTTTCCCTGGTCCAGAGCCTGACCGCCAACAGCATCAGCCGCGAGGAGGATGCGGACGCGACCCAGATCATCGTCGAACTGGAACAGGCCAACTACGTCTATGAAGCGGTGCTCAACTCGTCTGCGGACATCATGAAAATGAGCCTGCTCAACTACATCTAG
- a CDS encoding ATP-dependent zinc protease, translating into MAKKTPRYPKMTIGWREWISLPDFFVPAIKAKIDTGAATSAIHAFDVTTFTRDGQRFVRFCIHPLQGRDDISIPCEAPLLDKRKVKNSGGRSQERYVVGTTLEVAGRRWPIELTLTSRDEMKFRMLLGRSAMRGRLVVDPHLSYQAGKIEIETCYPDLEDS; encoded by the coding sequence ATGGCTAAGAAAACTCCAAGATACCCAAAGATGACCATCGGGTGGCGGGAGTGGATCTCGCTGCCCGATTTTTTTGTGCCTGCCATCAAGGCCAAGATCGACACCGGTGCGGCCACCTCGGCCATCCACGCCTTTGACGTGACGACGTTTACACGTGATGGGCAGCGGTTCGTCCGCTTCTGCATCCATCCACTCCAGGGGCGGGACGACATCTCCATCCCCTGCGAAGCCCCGTTGCTGGACAAGCGGAAGGTGAAGAACTCCGGCGGCAGGAGCCAGGAACGGTACGTTGTCGGCACCACCCTCGAAGTGGCGGGCCGAAGATGGCCCATCGAGCTGACCCTGACCAGCCGGGACGAGATGAAATTCCGGATGCTGTTGGGCCGCTCGGCCATGCGCGGGAGGCTGGTCGTCGATCCGCACCTCTCCTACCAGGCCGGAAAAATTGAAATTGAAACCTGTTACCCTGATTTGGAAGACTCATGA
- a CDS encoding SET domain-containing protein, with translation MIHPDTEVRFIDPAMGRGVFATADIPCGTIVYVKDRLEIELTDEAFHALDEPLRAQAEKYAYTDERGVRILSWDNAKYVNHRCDCNTISTGYGFEIAIRDIACGEEICDDYGLFNVEEDIPVSCNCPCCRGTIRPDDIETHHEEWDRMIIPALARVPEVEQPLMAYMEDNDKRKLRAYLCAEAPYTSVTALRYKSACKEADLPPGPIGAVYQEANG, from the coding sequence ATGATACATCCTGATACGGAAGTGCGATTCATCGATCCGGCCATGGGCCGCGGTGTCTTCGCCACCGCCGACATCCCGTGCGGCACCATCGTCTACGTCAAGGACAGGCTGGAGATCGAGTTGACCGACGAGGCGTTTCACGCCCTGGACGAACCGCTCCGGGCACAGGCCGAGAAGTACGCCTACACCGACGAGCGCGGCGTTCGCATCCTCAGCTGGGACAACGCCAAATACGTCAACCACCGCTGCGACTGCAACACCATCAGCACCGGTTACGGCTTCGAGATTGCCATCCGCGACATCGCGTGCGGCGAGGAGATCTGCGACGACTATGGGCTGTTCAACGTGGAGGAGGACATTCCCGTGTCCTGCAACTGCCCCTGCTGCCGGGGAACCATTCGGCCGGACGACATCGAGACCCACCATGAGGAGTGGGATCGGATGATCATCCCGGCCCTGGCGCGGGTGCCCGAGGTGGAACAGCCGCTGATGGCCTACATGGAAGACAACGACAAGCGGAAGCTGCGGGCGTATCTCTGCGCGGAGGCGCCGTACACTTCAGTAACGGCCCTGCGCTACAAATCGGCGTGCAAGGAAGCGGACCTGCCTCCCGGACCCATCGGCGCCGTTTATCAGGAAGCCAATGGCTAA
- a CDS encoding mechanosensitive ion channel family protein, with protein MKELFNNPYVLKTAYSLGLALVLFLLARLAGAMTRRRGGKPAESGFVIKYAGLSVFALCLVFIWMDGLGPIVTVLSVVAAALTIVSKELILNFLGSFVILWRELFAIGDRVQVGDCAGDVIDKGLFYFTLLEVGNNDFAGHSTGRLIKVPNSLALTLPVINATRGAGYVWNEIGVTITRESDREAARDALLATVGEYYAREGVDLERVKRFFETKGVFFRKTTPRVYLGVVTGGFRLTLRYLCSSRMSRESGDFILTGFVDRCPELGVELAQTQE; from the coding sequence GTGAAAGAACTGTTCAACAATCCCTACGTCCTCAAGACCGCGTACAGCCTTGGCCTGGCCCTCGTGCTTTTCCTGCTGGCCAGGCTTGCGGGCGCAATGACCCGCAGGCGTGGCGGCAAGCCTGCCGAATCCGGCTTCGTCATCAAATACGCCGGGCTGTCCGTCTTTGCCCTGTGTCTGGTCTTTATCTGGATGGACGGACTCGGCCCCATCGTGACCGTTCTGAGCGTGGTGGCGGCGGCCCTGACCATCGTTTCCAAGGAATTGATCCTGAATTTCCTCGGCTCGTTCGTCATCCTCTGGCGCGAGCTCTTCGCCATCGGCGACCGCGTACAGGTGGGCGACTGCGCGGGTGATGTCATCGACAAGGGGCTGTTCTATTTCACCCTGCTGGAGGTGGGCAACAACGATTTCGCAGGGCACAGCACCGGCAGGCTGATCAAGGTGCCCAACTCCCTGGCCCTGACCCTGCCCGTGATCAACGCAACGCGCGGTGCCGGGTATGTCTGGAACGAGATCGGCGTGACCATCACCCGCGAAAGCGACCGCGAGGCGGCAAGGGACGCCCTCTTGGCCACCGTGGGGGAATACTATGCCCGGGAGGGCGTGGACCTGGAGCGGGTGAAGCGGTTCTTCGAGACGAAGGGCGTTTTCTTCCGCAAGACCACGCCCCGTGTTTATCTGGGCGTGGTCACCGGCGGATTCCGTCTCACCCTGCGTTACCTGTGCAGCTCCAGGATGAGCCGCGAGAGCGGGGATTTCATCCTCACCGGCTTTGTGGATCGCTGCCCGGAGCTCGGCGTGGAGCTGGCTCAGACGCAGGAATAG
- the fliD gene encoding flagellar filament capping protein FliD, with amino-acid sequence MGYVSSVSSSVSSYEPVTTSGEISFSGLGNGTDFSEIIDATIDAESFQLEAYEAQQEENEYIIDILEELEEAIDDFNETLDDIDEPDEFYSLLGECSSDEVEVDVDGEAEEGTHTIVVNQLALNDVWVSNDQGYDSEDTVIASEATTLEVEFQGETISIDVAAGTTLNGLVTTINGSVDARDKFEADLMYDGSSYYFVLNSTDAGADNVITVTDTGSLTGMSVDGFVNTQTGQNAQIKVDGFPVDEDAWIERDTNSIDDVVDGITFELKETTDSDGVIVTVEYDTDEMFDTITEFVEGLNQIILDLQLITGRVTEEEDSDEETYTLNSYALDIMYSEIKSIISSGALGFQYYDEDEGGDYYSSLSQIGFYTDTDEDSDTYGQLLLDEDELEEALDTDPEAVAQLFAARAEGESDSSDFQVISVIDTVTPAGDHTVEYTVEGGEITSATIDGEEASVDGWTILGTGSSAKGLYLSIANQADGDYSGTARVKQGKIGELSDALDNYTNEESGTLAILIENYEDSVDSLDNQIYNEEKRLDSLETSLQRKYSALDSLLSTYETQADTLSSLLSSSS; translated from the coding sequence ATGGGATATGTTTCCTCGGTTTCCAGCAGCGTCAGTTCCTACGAACCGGTGACCACCTCCGGCGAGATATCCTTTTCCGGGCTGGGTAATGGCACGGACTTCTCCGAGATCATCGACGCCACCATCGATGCCGAGAGCTTCCAGTTGGAGGCGTACGAGGCGCAGCAGGAGGAGAACGAATACATAATCGACATTCTGGAGGAACTGGAGGAGGCCATCGACGACTTCAACGAGACCCTGGACGACATCGACGAGCCGGACGAGTTCTACTCCCTGCTCGGCGAGTGCAGCAGCGACGAAGTCGAGGTGGACGTGGACGGCGAGGCCGAGGAAGGCACGCACACCATCGTAGTCAACCAACTCGCCCTCAACGACGTCTGGGTGAGCAACGACCAGGGGTATGACTCCGAGGACACCGTCATCGCGTCCGAGGCCACCACCCTGGAGGTCGAATTCCAGGGCGAAACCATCTCCATTGATGTGGCCGCTGGCACGACCCTGAACGGCCTGGTGACCACCATCAACGGCAGCGTTGACGCCCGCGACAAGTTCGAGGCGGACCTGATGTACGACGGCAGCAGCTACTATTTCGTGCTGAACAGCACGGACGCCGGGGCGGACAACGTCATCACGGTCACGGACACCGGTTCCCTGACCGGCATGTCCGTGGACGGGTTCGTCAACACCCAGACCGGCCAGAACGCCCAGATCAAGGTGGACGGCTTCCCGGTGGACGAGGACGCCTGGATCGAGCGCGACACCAACTCCATAGACGACGTGGTGGACGGCATCACCTTCGAGCTCAAGGAGACGACGGACAGCGACGGGGTCATCGTCACCGTGGAGTACGACACGGACGAGATGTTCGACACCATCACCGAATTCGTGGAGGGACTGAACCAGATCATCCTGGATCTTCAGCTCATCACCGGCCGGGTGACCGAGGAGGAGGACTCCGACGAGGAGACCTACACCCTCAACAGCTACGCCCTGGACATCATGTACAGCGAGATCAAGTCGATCATCTCGTCCGGGGCGCTGGGCTTCCAGTATTACGACGAGGATGAGGGCGGCGACTATTACAGCTCCCTGTCCCAGATAGGCTTCTACACGGATACGGATGAGGATTCGGATACTTACGGCCAGCTATTGCTGGACGAGGACGAACTGGAGGAGGCCCTGGACACCGACCCGGAGGCCGTGGCCCAGCTCTTTGCGGCCCGGGCCGAAGGCGAATCAGACAGCTCGGATTTCCAGGTCATCTCGGTCATCGACACGGTCACGCCCGCCGGAGACCACACCGTGGAATACACCGTTGAAGGCGGCGAGATCACCTCGGCCACCATCGACGGCGAAGAGGCCTCCGTGGACGGCTGGACCATCCTCGGCACCGGCTCCAGCGCCAAGGGGTTGTACCTGTCCATAGCCAACCAGGCGGACGGCGACTATTCAGGCACGGCGCGGGTCAAGCAGGGCAAGATCGGTGAACTCTCGGACGCCCTGGACAACTACACAAACGAGGAAAGCGGCACCCTGGCCATTCTGATCGAGAACTACGAGGACAGCGTCGACAGCCTGGACAACCAGATCTACAACGAGGAAAAACGGCTGGATTCCCTGGAGACGTCCCTGCAACGGAAATACTCCGCGCTGGACTCCCTGCTCAGCACCTACGAAACCCAGGCCGACACCTTGAGCAGCCTGCTCTCGTCATCATCATAG
- a CDS encoding Hsp20/alpha crystallin family protein: MTVSKLNPWNWFRKEREQEHSLPVRKPGRGGTGAVSPLDRFHDEFDRMVESMFTGFGLPAEGGLFGAGEAGFGKVAIKPKVDVYGTEKEYVIEADLPGVEEKDLSIELKDDVLILSAEKRHDEKTEEKGYYRVERSYGSFRRVFNIPEDADRENIRAKLTKGVLCVTMPRTRAVGGETRKIAVDSEQTA; encoded by the coding sequence ATGACTGTTTCAAAGCTGAACCCCTGGAATTGGTTCAGGAAAGAGCGGGAGCAGGAACACTCCCTGCCTGTCAGGAAGCCGGGGCGCGGCGGTACCGGAGCCGTGTCGCCGCTTGACCGTTTCCACGACGAATTCGACCGCATGGTCGAGTCCATGTTTACGGGCTTCGGACTGCCTGCGGAAGGAGGTCTGTTCGGCGCGGGCGAGGCCGGGTTCGGCAAGGTGGCCATCAAGCCCAAGGTCGACGTCTACGGGACCGAGAAGGAGTACGTCATCGAGGCCGATCTCCCCGGCGTGGAAGAGAAGGACCTGTCCATCGAGCTCAAGGACGACGTGCTGATCCTGTCCGCGGAGAAGCGGCACGACGAGAAGACCGAGGAAAAGGGCTACTACCGGGTGGAGCGCTCCTATGGTTCGTTCCGCCGCGTCTTCAACATCCCCGAAGACGCGGACAGGGAAAACATCCGCGCCAAGCTGACCAAGGGCGTGCTCTGCGTGACCATGCCGAGGACCAGGGCGGTCGGGGGCGAGACCAGGAAGATCGCGGTGGACAGCGAACAGACGGCGTGA
- the tsaA gene encoding tRNA (N6-threonylcarbamoyladenosine(37)-N6)-methyltransferase TrmO — MNITYKPIGYLHTPHKNVTGMPVQPSGAKGVHGTLTVLPEFREGLKDIDGFSYLIVLYHLHEICGQELTVTPFLDTNPHGIFATRSPKRPNSLGLSVMKLLEVENGVLLLDNVDVLDGTPVIDIKPYVPDFDVWPAERVGWFEGKSGNATTKRSDSRFANPEPVCVEE; from the coding sequence ATGAATATCACCTACAAGCCCATCGGCTATCTCCATACTCCGCACAAAAATGTCACGGGCATGCCCGTCCAGCCTTCGGGCGCCAAGGGCGTGCACGGTACCCTGACGGTGCTGCCCGAGTTTCGCGAAGGGCTGAAGGACATCGACGGCTTTTCCTACCTCATCGTCCTCTACCACCTGCATGAAATCTGCGGGCAGGAGCTGACCGTCACTCCGTTCCTGGACACGAACCCCCACGGAATTTTCGCCACTCGCTCGCCCAAGCGGCCGAATTCACTGGGGCTCTCCGTCATGAAGCTGCTCGAGGTGGAGAACGGAGTCCTGCTGCTCGACAACGTGGACGTGCTCGACGGGACGCCGGTCATCGACATCAAGCCGTACGTGCCGGACTTTGACGTCTGGCCCGCCGAGCGCGTGGGCTGGTTCGAGGGCAAGTCCGGCAACGCCACGACCAAGCGCAGCGACAGCCGCTTCGCCAACCCTGAGCCGGTCTGCGTGGAAGAGTAA
- a CDS encoding sigma-54-dependent transcriptional regulator, translating to MRKMLVITRDGGRSEDVEELFGKGKVVGAGGGLDETAPEGDREVDTLFVDVETLLNGDGSISSALEDLWQHYPSAAIVVMADDGQTKEAVDAVKAGAFDYLTRPVGREEFGLVMDKVRRTDVLQSELDYLRDQFWNEESLDYVDTRSKAMRDVFVKLRQVAGTRTTVLLTGETGTGKSLIAKLLHAHSNRRDMPFISVHCGAIPDTLVESELFGHEKGSFTGAVRRKLGKFELAHGGTIFLDEIGTVSQSVQVKLLNVIQERVIQRVGGESDLAVDVRIIAATNEDMGQLVEEGRFRRDLYYRLNVFPIRIPPLRERAEDIPRLSEGFIKQFNGLLNTEVKSIHPQVLDRLMEYHWPGNVRELENVIERACILEPGDVLTPDSFPPDLLGGQGEMVTAPVRTNLPLKEARRITVDTFEKQYLASVLELCGGVIKDAAEHAGITTRQLNKLMNRHGLDKKPYKNKK from the coding sequence ATGAGGAAAATGCTGGTCATAACCCGCGACGGAGGCCGCTCGGAGGATGTCGAGGAGCTGTTCGGAAAGGGGAAGGTCGTCGGGGCCGGAGGCGGTCTTGATGAGACGGCCCCGGAGGGCGACCGCGAGGTGGACACGCTGTTCGTCGATGTCGAAACCCTGCTGAACGGCGACGGCTCCATTTCTTCGGCTTTGGAGGACCTCTGGCAGCACTATCCGTCCGCCGCCATCGTGGTCATGGCCGACGACGGCCAGACCAAGGAGGCCGTGGACGCGGTCAAGGCGGGGGCCTTCGACTACCTCACCCGTCCCGTGGGCAGGGAGGAGTTCGGCCTCGTCATGGACAAGGTCCGCCGGACCGACGTCCTCCAATCCGAACTCGACTACCTGCGCGACCAGTTCTGGAACGAGGAGTCCCTCGACTACGTGGACACGCGCAGCAAGGCCATGCGCGACGTGTTCGTCAAGCTCCGTCAGGTGGCCGGGACCCGTACCACCGTGCTGCTGACAGGGGAGACCGGCACCGGCAAGAGTCTCATCGCCAAGCTGCTGCACGCCCACAGCAACCGCAGGGATATGCCGTTCATCAGCGTCCATTGCGGGGCCATTCCGGATACGCTGGTGGAGAGCGAGCTCTTCGGCCATGAAAAGGGCTCATTTACCGGCGCGGTGCGGCGCAAGCTGGGCAAGTTCGAGCTGGCCCACGGCGGCACCATCTTTCTCGACGAGATCGGCACGGTCAGCCAGTCGGTACAGGTCAAGCTGCTCAACGTCATCCAGGAGCGGGTCATCCAGCGCGTGGGCGGAGAGAGCGACCTGGCGGTGGACGTGCGGATCATCGCCGCCACCAACGAGGACATGGGCCAGTTGGTGGAGGAAGGGCGTTTCCGCCGGGACCTCTACTACCGCCTGAACGTCTTCCCCATCCGCATTCCTCCCCTGCGGGAACGCGCCGAGGACATCCCCCGCCTTTCCGAAGGGTTCATCAAGCAGTTCAATGGGCTGCTCAATACCGAGGTGAAGAGCATCCACCCCCAGGTGCTGGACCGGCTCATGGAGTACCATTGGCCGGGCAACGTGCGCGAGCTGGAGAACGTCATCGAGCGCGCCTGCATCCTGGAGCCGGGCGACGTGCTGACTCCGGACAGTTTCCCTCCCGACCTCCTGGGCGGTCAGGGAGAGATGGTCACCGCGCCGGTGCGGACCAACCTGCCTTTGAAGGAGGCGCGCCGCATTACGGTGGACACCTTCGAAAAGCAGTACCTGGCCAGCGTCCTGGAGCTGTGCGGGGGCGTGATCAAGGACGCCGCCGAGCACGCCGGGATAACCACCCGCCAGTTGAACAAGCTCATGAACCGCCACGGGCTGGACAAGAAACCTTACAAGAATAAGAAATAA
- the rimK gene encoding 30S ribosomal protein S6--L-glutamate ligase, whose amino-acid sequence MKIAILSRKRSLYSTNALVEAGRAAGHDMRVINPLRCYMNIASHNPTIHYKGEDLSDIDAVIPRIGASITFYGTAVVRQFEMMGVYCLNESVAITRSRDKLRSMQLLSRKGIGLPVTGFANSTKFTDDLIEMVGGAPLVVKLLEGTQGIGVVLAENNQAAKSVIEAFQGVKANILVQEYIREANGCDIRCLVIGGKVVAAMQRKALPGEFRSNLHRGGSASAIRITPEERSTAMRAAKIMGLNVCGVDLLRTNHGPVVMEVNSSPGLEGIETVTGKNMAARIIDFAEKNAKPGRTQTKGKG is encoded by the coding sequence ATGAAAATTGCCATCCTGTCGCGCAAGCGATCCCTGTATTCGACCAACGCCCTGGTAGAGGCCGGCCGTGCCGCCGGTCACGACATGCGCGTCATCAATCCGCTGCGCTGCTACATGAACATCGCCTCGCACAACCCGACCATCCATTACAAGGGCGAGGACCTCTCCGACATCGACGCGGTCATTCCGCGCATCGGCGCGTCCATCACCTTTTACGGCACCGCCGTGGTCCGCCAGTTCGAGATGATGGGCGTATACTGCCTCAACGAGTCCGTGGCCATCACCCGCTCGCGCGACAAGCTGCGCAGCATGCAGCTGCTCTCACGCAAGGGCATCGGCCTTCCGGTCACCGGTTTCGCCAACTCCACCAAGTTCACCGACGACCTCATCGAGATGGTCGGAGGCGCGCCGCTGGTGGTCAAGCTGCTGGAGGGCACCCAGGGCATCGGCGTGGTCCTGGCCGAGAACAATCAGGCCGCCAAAAGCGTCATCGAGGCCTTCCAGGGCGTCAAGGCCAACATCCTGGTCCAGGAGTACATCCGCGAGGCCAACGGCTGCGACATCCGCTGCCTGGTCATCGGCGGTAAGGTGGTGGCCGCAATGCAGCGCAAGGCCCTGCCCGGCGAGTTCCGCTCCAACCTGCATCGGGGCGGCTCGGCCTCTGCCATCCGGATCACCCCCGAGGAGCGCTCCACGGCCATGCGGGCGGCAAAGATCATGGGCCTGAACGTCTGCGGCGTGGACCTGCTGCGTACCAACCACGGCCCGGTGGTCATGGAGGTCAACTCCTCTCCCGGGCTGGAGGGCATCGAGACCGTGACCGGCAAGAACATGGCGGCCCGCATCATCGACTTCGCGGAAAAGAACGCCAAGCCGGGCAGGACGCAGACCAAGGGCAAGGGATAA
- a CDS encoding GNAT family N-acetyltransferase, whose amino-acid sequence MDNLISEAVDSREVREIRIVSGLTPDDVEAILEMAGNSGLFSSDALMAAEDMAWDSAYGDGREAHTFLQAVTGEEDGARTVGFICFGPIAHWTGDYEMYGIAVDGEFQRLGIGTALVLEMKRQIAANGGKGIFLETGMDRAYENARLFYEANDFVQEHRFCKQFIPNDGGVVYRFGVEAEEISQYQ is encoded by the coding sequence ATGGACAATTTGATCAGTGAAGCGGTTGATTCGCGCGAGGTGCGCGAGATCAGGATCGTGTCCGGCCTGACGCCCGACGATGTGGAAGCCATTCTGGAAATGGCGGGCAACAGCGGCCTGTTCTCCTCGGACGCCCTGATGGCCGCCGAGGACATGGCCTGGGACAGCGCCTACGGCGACGGCAGGGAGGCCCACACTTTTTTGCAGGCCGTGACGGGCGAGGAGGATGGTGCGCGCACGGTCGGCTTCATCTGCTTCGGTCCCATCGCCCACTGGACCGGCGACTACGAGATGTACGGCATCGCCGTGGACGGAGAGTTCCAGCGGCTGGGCATCGGCACCGCCCTTGTGCTCGAGATGAAGCGCCAGATAGCCGCTAACGGCGGTAAGGGAATTTTCCTTGAAACGGGGATGGACCGGGCCTACGAGAACGCCCGCCTCTTCTACGAGGCCAACGATTTCGTCCAGGAACACCGCTTTTGCAAGCAGTTCATCCCCAATGATGGGGGCGTGGTTTACCGCTTTGGCGTGGAGGCCGAAGAAATTTCGCAGTACCAGTAA
- a CDS encoding sensor histidine kinase, translating into MKRLYWKIVVTEGVFLALVIGGVMWILALSHQADEFRREDERKAAIELLKIGLRNDLTREVPLANLEKVASRLFKSNVRIVKADAAGAETSPDAIHFNQDGVPYLLIMSDDAPHGDARGIVSFLTHSKYMGILLVLTMTLGLLAIPLARIVTRPLGRLRRDMRRFASGDLAHRTDVASGDEVGDVARDFNEMAESIQSLVHVGREMTAHVSHELRSPLTRIDVARQVLEEQVSGRPLALLDSIREEVEGMDALIDRILRLSRLELNDNTPAPVCLAELLGEALRRHQASFKANDVDLRAEVPRSLPGVGVKEDLACLVDNLLGNALKFTPRGGHIDVALNRDKDQAVLTVSNEAEKPAVDPARLTEPFQRGAASESVPGSGLGLAIAKRVVDNHGGEMALSWHRGVFSVVVSLPQGTEREG; encoded by the coding sequence ATGAAGCGGCTCTATTGGAAAATCGTCGTGACCGAGGGGGTGTTCCTCGCCCTGGTCATCGGCGGGGTCATGTGGATCCTGGCCCTCTCCCATCAGGCGGATGAATTCCGGCGGGAGGACGAACGCAAGGCCGCTATCGAGTTGTTGAAGATAGGCCTCCGGAACGACCTGACGCGGGAGGTCCCGCTCGCCAACCTGGAGAAGGTCGCCTCCAGGCTCTTCAAGAGCAATGTCCGGATCGTAAAGGCGGACGCAGCCGGGGCGGAAACCTCGCCCGACGCCATCCATTTCAACCAGGACGGGGTTCCGTACCTGCTGATCATGTCCGATGACGCGCCCCATGGAGACGCCCGGGGGATCGTCTCCTTTCTGACCCATTCGAAGTACATGGGCATCCTGCTGGTCCTGACCATGACGCTCGGTCTGCTGGCCATTCCGCTGGCGCGCATCGTCACCCGGCCCCTCGGTAGGCTGAGGCGGGACATGCGACGGTTTGCCTCGGGCGACCTGGCGCACCGGACCGACGTTGCCTCCGGAGACGAGGTCGGGGATGTGGCCAGGGATTTCAACGAGATGGCGGAGTCCATCCAGAGCCTGGTTCACGTCGGGCGTGAGATGACCGCGCACGTCTCGCACGAGCTGCGCAGTCCGCTGACCCGGATAGACGTGGCCAGACAGGTTCTGGAGGAGCAGGTGTCGGGCCGGCCGCTCGCGCTTCTCGATTCCATACGCGAGGAAGTGGAGGGCATGGATGCGCTCATAGACAGGATTCTTCGCCTCTCCCGCCTTGAACTGAACGACAATACGCCCGCGCCGGTCTGTCTGGCGGAGCTCCTCGGGGAAGCGCTGCGGCGGCACCAGGCCTCCTTCAAGGCCAATGACGTCGACCTACGCGCCGAAGTTCCCCGGAGCCTTCCGGGCGTCGGCGTGAAGGAGGATCTCGCCTGCCTCGTGGACAACCTCCTGGGCAACGCCCTGAAGTTCACGCCTCGGGGCGGCCACATCGACGTCGCCTTGAACAGAGACAAGGATCAGGCGGTCCTGACGGTCTCCAACGAGGCGGAAAAGCCCGCCGTGGACCCGGCGCGCCTGACAGAGCCGTTCCAGCGCGGTGCGGCCTCGGAGTCCGTCCCGGGGTCGGGCCTCGGCCTCGCCATCGCCAAGAGGGTCGTGGATAATCACGGCGGCGAGATGGCGTTGTCATGGCACAGGGGCGTGTTTTCCGTCGTCGTCAGCCTTCCTCAGGGAACAGAACGGGAAGGATAG